The segment ACATGACAcagcgagttaaggagcagcagccttTTTaagacgagcctgaaggctcacgcggaaacagctgcatcaggctccatacggagcatgaAGAATCAGCCCCCAAGAATATCTTGTATTACAAGCGGGTAGTTAAAAATGTAAACCAGAACATCTGAACACAGGTAAATCTTGGATAGTGCAGAGAGTGAACTATTGAGCAACATCCGACATGAGTTTTACTATGCGTCCCCATAGCTGTTAATTATATGAGGGATTTGGCCCATTCTACAGTACCGATAGATTGACAAAAAATAACTtaatgagcacaaaaatagaataATAGTATTTTTGCACTAGGCTAAAGTTTTTATATTCACACAGGAGTTGGTTGAAATTTTCACCCAAATATATTTCCTCCAACAAAGATTGCACCTGACATATTCAAAGAAAATAAACTGAAACAGATTGATGATGTTACAAAAAAATCTGGTAAAAGTACAAAATATCTGATTACTAAGGGACATAATTTTTAGAATCTTTGATGAATCAACCGTAAAACACTCAACAATTATCCAGACTGTATAATAAGACCGTTAGGTATATTGTATTGCGCATATTGACACATCAAGACTGACTGATCTTTTTCAAACTGTCAAGATAGGgagaaaatatactttttactctgCTGCATTTTCTTACCAGTCTGGGACTAGTGGCCTAGTTAAAAATATTACTATAACATGCAAGTGCAATGCTAACCTGATGCATTGATTGGCTGCCCCATCGCTTGGTTTACATTGTCCATGGTGCTGTTTACATGTGGTTCTAAAGAAACATCTAAAGTCTTTAGATTACTCTTATCTGTTGTAAAGTCATTGACTTTTGTTGAGTGTTCAGGTTGTTGTGTAAAACTCTTCCAAGACTGTGATTTTGCTTCTGTTGTCACTGTTTCTGGTGAAAAAATATCCCTGTTTGTAGATGTTTCATAACCCTTAGTTAAGGTTGAAATGGTTGACCCTACAAAAACATAGGAACATATTGTAATTAGAGCAAGTACTGTATTTGTTGCACCATTGAAGGCAGCCATGAATTACTTACATTACTAGGTGGTAAATGGCTGTTCCACTCCATAAACAATGTTTCACAGATAACAGCATTTACATGAATAACATGGTAAATGTAGAGGGAAGTGTGGTGGTGCTACTGGAGTCTTGGTGGAGTGGCCTTGCGGGAACGTATTAGCAGAAGCATAAATATCCCATGTGGTCCACCTCTGACGAAAACTCCAGAAATCCCCACCAACAAGCCAAGGAACCAAATAGTATGCAGATTATTTTGGGGAAACAGTAAATATTGGCTTTAGCAGCAAAAAAAGAGTttacctttattaataaataacaagAATTAAAGCTGCATGGTTTTTTGTGTGTGCAAAAGTGCACTTCTTGTTTACTGGGGTTTTACCAGAGGAGAGTTCATCAATTGTGCTCCTCAGGACTCACTTACAGGTCAGATTTTACATATATCGgaactacagcacaggtgaaataatcagctgcttcgTAACCATGGTTATCAATATCCTCTCTTCCAAAGTAattctgaaaatctgacctgttattgTGTCCTGAGGAATGGAATTAAAGAACCTTGTTCTAGAAAGAGCATGTGGAATTACCTGTGTATTTGTtagaatacagtggggcaaaaaagtatttagtcagtcaccaattgtgcaagttctcccacttaagaagatgagagagtcctgtaattttcatcataggtatacctcaactatgagagacaaaatgtggaaacaaatccagacaatcacattgtctgatttggaaacaatttatttgcaaattatggtggaaaataagtatttggtcaatatcaaaagttcatctcaatactttgttatatatccattgttggcaatgacagaggtcaaacattttctgtaagtcttcacaaggttgtcacacactgttgcttgtatgttggcccattcctgcatgcagatctcctctagagcagtgatgttttggggctgtcgctgggcaacactgactttcaactccctccaaaggttttctatggggttgagatctggagactggctaggccactccagggccttgaaatgcttcttatgaagccactccttcgttgcccgggcggtgtgtttgggatcattgtcatgctgaaagacccagtcacgtttcatcttcaattccCTTGCTGATGGATGGAGGTTTGCACGCAAAATCTCACAATGGCCCCATTAATtgtttcatgtacacggatcagttgtcctgttccctttgcagagaaacagccccaaagcatgatgttgccaccccatgcttcacagtaggtatggtgttctttggttgcaactcagcattctctctcctccaaacacgacgagttgtgtttctaccaaacagttctactttggtttcatctgaccatatgacattctcccaatccgcttctggatcatccaaatgctctctatcatacttcagatgggcccggacatgtattgGCTTAAGTAGGGGGACACgtgtggcactgcaggatctgagtccctggcggcgtagtgtgttactgatggtagcctttgttacgttggccccagctctctgcaggtcattcactaggtccccccgtgtggttctgggatgtttgctcaccgttcttgtgatcattttgaccccacggggtgagatcttgcgtgtagccccagatcgagggagattatcaatggtcttgtatgtcttccattttctaattattgctcccacagttgatttcttcacatcaagctgcttgcctattgcagattcagtcttcccagcctggtgcaggtctacaattttgtttctggtgtccttcgacagctctttggtcttcaccatagtggagtttggagtgtgactgtttgaggttgtggacaggtgtcttttatactgataacaagttcaaacaggtgccattaatacaggtaatgagtggaggacagaagagcctcttaaagaagaagatacaggtctgtgagagccagaattcttgcttgtttgtaggtgaccaaatacttattttccaccataatatgcaaataaattatttccaaatcagacaatgtgattgtctgaatttgtttccacattttgtctctcttagttgaggtatacctatgatgaaaattacaggcctctctcatcttcttaagtgggagaacttgcataattggtggctgactaaatacttttttgccccactgtatgtatttatctctatgttaaagccatttgcctgcctttgtttttctaacacctgagacctcataacttttgtgtgcaatattttttgtgaatcatTCTTATTagaatgtaagtgtactttataatgtatttttgaagtgttttgtgaaacagttaaccagaggtctgagattgcggtaatcattctagcgtaaatcgtgtttactttcaactcgtaataccagcgataagtCAAATGAGCGCAAACCCTGTGATAAAACCCTGATCGCTCGCACACAAATgtctgcgctccactcgtaatctgccccaTTGTTGTGACACATTTATACTTATTTATTatgaaaactattttaaatatattattggcACCAAAATATTTAGATATAATGCTAACCTGAAGCATTTTTCGAGTGTCCAGTGAATTGGTATTTTTGGGTTGTTATCCTTTTCACAGCTTGTTTAGTAGAAACATCATTAGGCGTCGTTTTTATCCTGTCTTTTTCAATTTCGTTGTTTATAGTTGCCTTTTCATAACGCGCTGTGCCACTCTTCCTTGCTTGTCGAGTTGTCTCAATTGTCTCTGTAATTAATGAGAAAATACTTCTTTGAATAATTTTTGAAGATATCACAAAAGGTTTCACCGATGTTGAAATGGGTGACTCAGAACAGAAAAACCACAATATAATTAGTGTGATAATATATTGGTTTAGATGTGTTTTGTTCATGATGGCCATTACTTTCTATTTTACTGTCTATTAGTAGGAGAAAATCAACCAACTTATATCTCTGTGTCTTGGTAGTTTctttattttataattaagttcATATATCCATTTCACACTATAAGATAGATGATATAAGTGTTCATGCACATTTCTGGAGTTTTTCCTCTTTTGATACTTTCATATAAAGCAAATTTGAATTGGCAAATACCAATATCAGGAACTGGGCCACTGAACCTTTTCATCAGCTTTTTAGAAGCCCTATTAACCTCAGGTGTCTTGCAGATAATCAGATAAAGGCTCCAGTTTCACAACTGGGAGCTGAGCTCGTCAGTTGACCTCTGAACTGAACAAAGACACAAGGACCGTCTTTACCCTGGGCTTACATGCATTGGTCCTCTCCCACTGCAAGTTGTCCACTGCTGCTGTTATCTCTTCTGTCCCATCAGAACCTTAGGGTGTTTATTTCCCAGGGTGACAGTTTCTACACACCCCTTTAACATGGACTCCATGACCCACTGGGGCTGCCTACAGGCTAACAGTCCGATTGcagtatgtgtgtctatattgtgtcAAAGCACTGTGAAGatgatggtttgagtggccaaaatatctccaaggatcacagctggagaattgcagaaattagttgcgtcttggggtcagaaagtctccaaaactacaattcgATGTCAACTACATCAGCACAAAttatttggaagggtttcaagaaaaaagcctctactctcatccaaaaacaaactcaagcgtcttcagtttgccagacactactgcaacttcaaatgggatcagattctatggtcagatgaaaccaaaatagagctttttgttattaaacacaagaggtgggtttggcacacacagagaggtagccatatggaaaagtacctcatgccaacggttaaatatggtggacattttgttaggatacatggcatcacggattatatcaaatatcaacagatattaaataaatACCTGAATGGCTCagacagaaagcttaaaatgggctgtaGTTGAATCTtctagcaggacaatgatccaaaacatacatcaaaatcaacacaaaaatgattTACTGACAACAAAATCAAGGTCCTTCCATGGCCATCAAAGTCTGACTTTgctatgtattctccaacctcatcaggcattaaagGAGAAGACTCataactgttatcttggaaaaggGAGGTAGCAAAAggatgccaataattgtgccatgcATATATTCaacaaagatttttattttttggataaacctgtgttgtgtttgcaattgtttgatatccatgaacgtagagtattttttgtgtatttttttaacaaaagatcaaaaggttaaacaataaagacaatttatgtgtatatatatatatatatgtacagtatatacatatatatatttatatatataaatatatatatatatatataggtatagatatatgcagataaaggaatatctatttaaaatacaataaagactatatatatatatatatatatatatatataaaattatatatagttatagatatatgcaAGTAAGGAAAGCAGCTGGGATTCGCACACACATCCAATAGGTAATTTTTTCTTGATATAAGTAATGTCCGGTGCAATACCTAATAGGACCACCCTTCAGGTCCCAGGGTAACAATATATATCCAGTGAAATAAAGGTAGCACACGGTTTCaaaaggctgaaccttttattagagcaaagtttcagggctcctgcccctttctcaagctaatttcTAACTGACACACATACCCCTTTTATAGGGTCAAACATAAAACAGGTGGCCAATTACAAAGCAGAGGTGTGTTTTACAGGTACTGACATCATCACAtttcctgtggaaaaagaaaagaacacacaATTTAACCCCTAGCACCCCTAAGCAAGAACTGGAcaacctattaaa is part of the Bombina bombina isolate aBomBom1 chromosome 6, aBomBom1.pri, whole genome shotgun sequence genome and harbors:
- the LOC128662598 gene encoding uncharacterized protein LOC128662598 isoform X2; the encoded protein is MKLRFGENIETIETTRQARKSGTARYEKATINNEIEKDRIKTTPNDVSTKQAVKRITTQKYQFTGHSKNASGSTISTLTKGYETSTNRDIFSPETVTTEAKSQSWKSFTQQPEHSTKVNDFTTDKSNLKTLDVSLEPHVNSTMDNVNQAMGQPINASGFHQEKAITGGLVLLFIVILVVAILLYIKYRKQRNPLPDDQTRQQVQANSSTRQEDSSEEEEATSFL
- the LOC128662598 gene encoding uncharacterized protein LOC128662598 isoform X1: MAIMNKTHLNQYIITLIILWFFCSESPISTSVKPFVISSKIIQRSIFSLITETIETTRQARKSGTARYEKATINNEIEKDRIKTTPNDVSTKQAVKRITTQKYQFTGHSKNASGSTISTLTKGYETSTNRDIFSPETVTTEAKSQSWKSFTQQPEHSTKVNDFTTDKSNLKTLDVSLEPHVNSTMDNVNQAMGQPINASGFHQEKAITGGLVLLFIVILVVAILLYIKYRKQRNPLPDDQTRQQVQANSSTRQEDSSEEEEATSFL